The Prochlorococcus marinus XMU1404 DNA segment TAATCAGTTTTCAAACCTTTTAATGATTTTTTTTCCAATTTGCAAAATTTTACCTTCTAAATCTTTTTTTGATTCAAAAACTAGATTTGGATCGATTACTTTCTGGCTATCAATCTTAACTCCACCACCTTTAATAGATCTTTTCGACTCACTGCTAGATTTAAATAATTTTAAAGCACTTAACAAATAAAAAAATTTAACAGGAAAAACTATTTCTTTTAAAGAAATCTCTGGTATTTCTCCAACTTTCTCTTTATGTCCAAGGAATAATTTTTCGCAGTTGGATTGTGCTTTTAATGCTTCTTCCGCGCCATGGAATAAAGTAGTAACTTCTAAAGCCATTCTTCTCTGCAATTCACGAGGATTCATGTCATTAAGTACATTTAGATCTAATTCAGTGAGTAATTCAAAGTAGGTGGGTATTATGTTATCGGGAACTTTTTCTAACTTTGAATACATTGAAAGAGGATCTTCAGTTAAACCTACGGTGTTAAATTCAGATTTACTCATCTTCTTAATTCCATCTAAGCCTGTCAAAATTGGCAACAGAACACCAAATTGAGGTTCTTGTTTAAAGTGCCTCTGAAGATCTCTTCCTATTGCAATATTAAATTTCTGATCTGTACCTCCCAGCTCAATATCTGATTGAACAACTACCGAATCATAACCTTGCAATAGTGGATATAAAAATTCATGCAAAGCAATTGGAACTTGTGAAGTATATCTTTTATTAAATTCTTCCTTAGCTAGCATTTGGCTAACTGTTGAACTGCTCATTAATTCAATTATCGAATTAAGATTTAATCCTTTTAACCATTCACTATTATATCTGATTTCTATTCTCTCTTTTGAATCAAAATCTAAAATAGATTCATTAGCTGTTTTACCCATTCCAAGTTGGTTTAAATATGTTTTTGCGTTCTCCCTAACTTGTTTTTCAGATAACTGCACTCTTGTTTTATTTTTTCCAGTTGGGTCACCTATTTGTGCTGTAAAATCGCCAATGATTAAAACTGCAATATGTCCATTATCTTGGAATGCCCTAAGCTTTTTAAACAATATGCTGTGTCCAAGGTGAATATCGGTTCCAGTTGGATCGATTCCTAACTTAACCCTTAATTTTTTATTATTTTTTTTTGCATGATCAAATATCTCCGAAAAAGTTTGATCTATTCCCTTAACTGGAAAGTACTCGTCTATTCCTCTTGAGAGCCATGACGGCAATATTAATTGATCGGACATTAAGTTTTAACCGTTAAGTTTAAGAAGTTTTATCAAGTTCATCCTTCATTCTTATTAGGGTTTTATTCATCTGCTCAAACATCTGATCAGGAGTAATACCAAACTGGCTTAACTGAGTTTTTAATTGCTCTACTGTCATTTTTGCTTGAAAATCTTCAGACAATTCAAATCTCTTCATAAAAACCTTATAACGATCCATAAGAGATTCCATCTTTTTTATAAACATTTTTTTCCCCTCTCTATCAAATTTGCCATAATCAGAACCAAGCTTCATGAGGTCTTGGTAATCAGTAAAAAGCTTTTTAGCTTCTTCTTGCACAATGTCTGACTCAAAAAATCCCATTTCTATTTTTTAACTTCACAAGATTAAGGCTCAATTACAAGATAACAAGAATCTTTTCAATTGATTAGAACATTAATAAAATTTTAGTTTAAAAATAATTCTCTGATAAATATTTATTCAGAATTAAATTTAATAGAAATGATTTATAATTTTTGGAATACTTCAACTCAAATAACATTTCAAAACAAAATAGACAATTTGAATTATTTGGTTCAAATACAAATACTGCAATTAATATTCAAAATACAAATAATTTAAAAATCAAATGTGAAACCTTAATTGAATGGCGAAATCAAATACATAATCACCAACTCAAAATTTCAGAAGATAGTTACGATAAAACTCTTCAACAAACAATTCTTCCTTTAAACAATATTTTCAATGAAAAAAAAATTGATCCGTTTTCCCTACAACCTTTATCACTAAACTTCTGGAGAACTAATCAACATATACATGATGGTCCAGCAATGTATTTTGTAATTGACAATATGGTAAGTTCTAAAATAATCCTTTACATAGGAGAAACAAATTCAGCAAATAGAAGATGGAAGGGAGAACATGACTGTAAAAACTACTTAATGAACTATAAAGAAGCCCTAGCTAATAACAACCTCTCAAGTCACCAAGATATACGTTTCTTCTTAGATGTACCTAAAGAAGTAAAATTAAGGCGTAAATTAGAACAGCAACTGATATATTTATGGTTACCACCTTTTAATAAAGAAACCAGAGATAGGTGGACAACTACTTTCACAAACAACTAAAAATTTATTTAATCCCTTTTACAAATGCAATTTTCTACATTCCAAAAAAATCTAGATAACTGGCAAGGTCCTTCATTAATTTTTGGAGTTTTAGAAGAAGAAATAGCAAACCAACTTGAAAAATTAAATTTTGTTGTTGACTCAAAATTATTACTAAAAAAAGTTACTCAAAGAAAATTTAAAGGAGAAAAAGGAAAAACTTTAAGCTTTGAATTTTTAGATCAAAAATTAGAAACTTTAATCATTGTTGGGCTTGGAAAATCAAAAGACCTTAACAAAAGTGATATAGAAATCTCCATAGGAAATCTAATTAGGAAGATTGTTGATAAAAACGAGAAAATCAGCATATTGTTGCCTTGGGAATTAATAAATTCAAAAATAGAAATAAATCAATTAGCAGAGTCAGCCAGATTATCTGCTTATAAGGACAATAGATTCAATAAGAAAAAAGATGAAAAGAAAGTTCTTAAAGAAATTGAATTTTTGAATTTAAAAAAATTTGAAAATATTAGCTTTGAAGAGTCAGAAAAAATATGTGAAGGTGTAGAACTAGCCAGAAGACTTGTAGCTGCCCCTCCAAATAGCCTTACGCCTCTAGAAATGTCTATGCAAGCTACTCAAATAGCTAAAGATCATGGCTTGGAAGTAAAAATTTTAGAGTCAAAAGAATGTGAAGATTTAGGAATGGGTGCATATCTAGCTGTAGCAAAAGGATCTGATCTTGATCCTAAATTTATACATCTAACTTTGAAATCAGAGGGGCCTATAAAAGAAAGGATTGCTCTTGTTGGGAAAGGTTTAACCTTTGATTCTGGAGGTTACAATCTGAAAGTAGGGGCATCTCAAATTGAAATGATGAAATATGATATGGGCGGCAGCGCAGCAGTTTTAGGAGCAGCAAAAGCACTTGGAGCTATCAAACCAAAAGGCCTAGAAATTCATTTTATTGTGGCATCATGTGAAAACATGATAAATGGATCTGCTGTACATCCAGGAGACGTAGTTAAAGCATCTAATGGCAAGACAATTGAAATAAATAACACCGATGCAGAGGGCAGACTAACATTGGCTGATTCTTTAACTTACGCATCAAATTTAAAACCAGATTCAATCATAGATCTTGCCACCTTAACAGGAGCAATTGTTATTGCATTAGGAAGTGATGTAGCAGGATTCTGGAGTAATAATAATGATTTAGCAAATGATCTAAAAACTGCATCAGCCGAAGCTGGAGAAGAATTATGGCAAATGCCTTTACAAAAATCCTATAAGGAAGGGTTAAAGTCTCATATAGCTGATATGAAAAATACAGGTCCAAGAGCAGGTGGATCAATAACTGCTGCTTTGTTTCTCGAGGAATTCTTAAATGAAGATATAAAATGGGCTCATATCGATATCGCAGGCACTTGTTGGACTGATAAAAATAAGGGGATTAACCCATCAGGTGCAACCGGTTTTGGAGTTAAAACTCTTGTTCAATGGATTAAAAATAAATAATAATATTTAAAATCATTCAGACCAAGGATTATTTGATCTAGCGTTATTCCCCCATAACTTATCCAATTTCTGATCTCTCCCACAGGAGTATCTATAAAACTTATATTTTAATTCATTTCTCTCAGCAAAATCCTGATGATATTCTTCAGCTAACCAAAATTGACCTCTTGGTTTTAATTCAACATATATTTTTTCTAATGGCAATCTCAATTCATTAGATGCTGAAACAATTGCATTTTTTGCATAAGTTTCCTCTATTTTATCTTTGAAAAAAATCACTGGCCTATAAGAATCTCCACGATCACAAAATTGCCCATTACCGTCCAGCGGATCAATATTTCTCATATATAGCCTAAGTATTTCGGCCAAACTTACAAGTTGGGAATCATAATTAACCAAAACAACTTCTTGATGACCGTCATGATTTTCGTAAGTAGGATTTTGGGAATCTCCTCCAGAATAGCCACTTTGCACAAAATTTATCCCTTTAAAAGACTCTAAATCGTGTTCTAAACACCAAAAACACCCTCCCGCAAGAATCAATTCTTCTGCGAAGGTATTTATAGGGTTAAGAAAAATTGAAAAAGCAATTATTAAAGGTAAAAAATATTTCATCACTTAATTATAAGGTTCAAATAATTGAATTAATGATTTCTTTGGCGGCTCTATCAACTACTCCTTCCTCTCCTAATTCTTTTTTTAAAAGAGCATACCCTTTTTTGATTTTTGCTTTTTCTGATTTCAGATCAAGAAGCCTGCAAGCTTTATAAAAAATTTTCTTTTCATTAAAATTTTTCTGGACAAACTCTGCTATTATTGATTTTTTCATTAAAAGATTCACAGGAGAAATAAATCTCACTTTAAAATTCAGAATTTTTCTTGCAATAAAAGCTGTAACTCTACTCACTTTATATCCAACAACCTGTGGTATACCGTATAAAGCTAATTCCATATTAACTGTACCTGATTTGCATAAAGCTAGTTTTGTTAATGAATAAATATAAGGTTTCAATTCAGAATTATCTTGCTGAGAGATAACCTTACCTTTGATTCCATATTTTTCTAAACCCTTTCTAAATTTTTCATCAAAAGCACTCCTACAGGATGGAATACAAACAACAAGACTTGGGTATTTTAGTTGCAATTGTTTTGCAGTTTTCAAAAATGTTGGCAATATGTACCTCAACTCTTGTGGTCTTGATGCAGGCATTAAAAGTAAAATATTCTGGTTATTTCTAAGTTTAAGAATTGTTCTAGAAACTTTCTTAGAAGGAAGTTTTTTTGTTAAATCAATCATTGGGTGTCCAACCCAAAAAACATTTCCACCCCTCCTTTTATAGAAGTTCGCTTCCTGCTTAAAAATCGCAAAAATTTTATCTGAAAAATTAATTAAATTTGTAGTGCTATTATTACCAACTCTCCACGCCCATTCTTGAGGAGCAATGTAGTAGTAAATTGGAAGAGTATTTTTCGATCTTTTTAATTTATTCCCAATACTAATATTTGGCCCCATATAATCAATCAAAATTAAGCAATCTGGAGGATATTTTTTTAGTAATTTATATAATCTTCTTTGAATTCTTATTGTGGGAAGAAGAAGAGGCAAAGCCTCCCAAATTCCTATTGCACTAATTGATGTAGTATCTTGAAGAATTTTTACACCTTCTTTCTTCATCCTTTCCCCACCTAATCCGCAAATTTCTAAATCTAAAGATTTTTTCATTGCTTCATCAAATAATGCTTTTGACAATAAACTCCCATGTAAATCTCCGGAGACTTCTCCTGTACTGATAAATATTTTTTTGTTCATTAATTTATAAAGGCATTGGACCGCGTCTTTCTTTCGAGATTGAATCTTTTAAAAAATTACATAATTTCATTGAAGCATTATCTAACTTACTTTTTTTTGCGATTTCCAATGCTTCAGACATTACATTATTGGATTTAAAAAGTAAATTCCACGTACTTTGCAAAATTTTTAAATCAACATCATTATTTTCCATCAAACCACTTCTTTTAATACCAATTCTGTTCAAACCTCTTAGTCTCCCAGGATGACCTTCTGCTATACAAAAAGGTGGTACATCCCTATCCACTCTAGTCATTCCTCCAATCATTGCTAAATATCCAATATGTACAAATTGATGAATACCTAAACAGCCACCAATAATAGCTTTATCTTCAACCTTTACATGGCCAGCAACTTGCACACTATTAGATAAAACTATCCCATTACCAAGTTCACAATTATGACCTATATGAGAATAAGCCATTAACAAATTATTATTGCCAATAATAGTTTTTTCCCCTTCATCAGTTGCTTTATTAATAGTTACACATTCTCTAAAAGTATTATCATCTCCAATAATGACCTCTGTAGGAGCTCCTCTATATTTAAGATCTTGGGGATCTTGACCTATAAAAACATTTGGGAAAACCTTATTGTTCCTTCCTATTTGAGTCTTTCCAGTAATTACAGCATTCGGTCCTATCTCTGTCCCTTTCCCAATAGTCACGTTAGGGCCAATAACAGCTCCTTGAGAGATAAATACTCCATCATGCAATTCTGCATTTGAGTCAACAAAAGCATTTGGGTGTACTTGTACACCTTCAAAGTTTTTCTTTAATTCATTATTTTTATTCTTCATATTACTAATCAACCAAGGAAAACATTAATTCTCCGGCACAAGCCAACTTCCCATCTACGTGTGCCTCTCCTTTTACCTTGCCAAATCTTTTTCTTTTTATACTCAATAATTCACAAGTAATTATCAATTGATCTCCAGGTACAACAGGTCTTCTGAATTTAACATTATTTATTCCAGCAAAAACGAAAAGTCCTTTAGGAAGGTCAGGCATTTGAGTTACTATTATTCCTCCAACTTGAGCCATCGATTCAACAATAAGGACCCCAGGCATTAATGGTCTCTCAGGAAAGTGGCCTTGAAATTGCGGCTCATTTATAGTTACATTTTTTACTGCGACGGCACGCTCACCAGGAATATGCTCAATTACTTTATCCACTAGAGCAAAAGGATATCTGTGAGGTAATAAACCTAATATTTTCTCAGAGGAGAGTTGATTATTTTCACTGGATAATTTCTTTTCCAAAGCAATAAAGATAAAGTTAATGTTTTAGCGATGAGGCCAATAAAGCGTTTAAAGAATGTGATCCTTTATAAACTAAAATTTGGGCCTTAGGTAACCCTACCAAAGCCAAGTCCCCAATAAGGTCCAAAATTTTATGTCTTATTGGTTCATTATCAAATCTTAATGGTGGATTAACCCATCCATCACCATCACAAACAAGGGCATTTTCCAAACTTCCACCCTTTATTAATCCAAGTTCACTCAACTCTTGAAATTGATCCTTAAAGCCAAAAGTTCTTGCTGGAGCAATCATTTCAACAAAACTTTTTGGATTTAAATCAATCACAAAAGTTTGATCACTAATTGCTTTATAGGGAAAACTTATGGTTGATATAATTGTAGTTTTTTCAGAGGGGGTTGCTGCTATAACTGAGCTTTTTTTATTTAAAATTATGGATTTATTAATCGCCCGAAAAAAATTATCTGGTTTAGGAGCCTTTTTTATCCCTACTTCCTCAAATTCTTTAACCCACTGAATCGCTGAACCATCTAAAAGCGGGATCTCTCTCCCATCTACTTCAATATGTATATAACTTAATCCACACCCAGCCATTGAAGATAATAGATGTTCAATAGTGTATAAATTTCGTCTTCCTAATTTAACCGCCGTACAAAGCATCGTACTTCCTATTAAATCTTGAGTTAGCTTAAAAATATCGTTGGGTTTATCCTTAAAAGAAACATAATATCCTTCTTTTTCGTAAGGAGAAATTGTTACCCTTGTTGAATCTCCACTATGAAGACCTATCCCTTCTCTGGTAATGGTACCAGCTAAGGTATAGCAATAATCATAATTAGTAGGCCAAGAAAACACTTAAAACTTCCATCCCACTCCAAGTGTATATCTCCAATCTCCACTTAGTTCTTTACTAGCAACATCTAATCTTAATGGACCAATTGGGGTTTTAACTCCAACTGAACCTCCAAGCGAATAGCCAGAACCTGATTTCTTTAATAATTTTCCGGGTTTTCCTGGAACATTCTTTTGAGAGCCTAAATCACTTCCTGCATCAACGAATAAAGCTCCAGTTATCATTCTCCAAACAGGGAATCTATACTCTATGGTACCTTCAACAAAACTTTTACTTACAGCTAGATCACAAGATCCCCAACCTCTAACTGATGATGTTCCTCCCATACAAAATGCTTCATAAGGAGGCAATTCCCCAACAATTGTTCCTCCCGTAAAGTGAAAACCAATAGCCTGAGGACAATCTTCACTACTTTCATTACTAGACCTACATGCTTTGGTTAAATTTATCAACTTTATTGGGATAAAAGATGAATAGGAGGCTTTCATTCTATTGAAAGTTGGAGAGTTTTGACCCATTGAAACAAATTGTTCAGTACCAAAGCTTAATTTGTTTCCTGAAGTTGGATTTACAGAATTATTCAAATTATTTCTAGATGTACTTGCAATTAAACTAACCAGTGTATTTTCTTCAGGACAGGTGCCATCACTAGGAGTAAATCCAATACATATAATATCGCTTATATTACCGGTTGTTGGTGTCATATCACCATAAGGTTTTTTGTTGCCATCACCATCAATCATCTTTACTTTCTTGAAATTCATCCCTGCAAGAACTCTCCATTTGGCAATTTTAAATGGATCCCCATCATTAAATGGTCTTGAGAAAGAAAATCCACCTCCTGTTTTTTCTAGAACTATTGATGAAAAAGTATCAGCTGTTGAAGTAGTTGTATCATTTACAGCATAAATACGTCCATTATCTTCACTTTTAAATTCCTGTGGATAATTTCTACTTAGAAAAATATTTGTTCTAAAAGAAGTTTTATATTTATCTCCTTTAATCCATGGGTCATATATAGAAAAATTATAGGTTGTTGAATATTCTCCAAAATTTAGATTGAATTTTGTAGACCAAGCTCTGCCTAGTGCATTAGTTTCCTGCAAACCAATAGTGGCAAAGACACCTGCACTATTACTATAACCAAGACCACCTGTTAATGATCCTGTTCTTTGCTCGCTCAAATCTAAGAAAATTATGACTTGACCAGGATTTAAATTATCTGGGCCAAGAGATACCTTTACATCATCAAATAATGATGTGGCATAAAGTCTTTTGATATCAGCTTCTAAAATTTTTCTATTAAAAATAGTACCAGGCTGTGTTTTTAACTCTCTATTTATAACCCAGTCTTTTGTTTTCCCTTTTCTAGGTTTCCCATCGACAGTAGATTCACCATCAGACCCAAGAAATCTTAACTTTACATCAGATATAATTCCCTCAGAGACTTTTAATGTTACTATCCCATTTTCGGAAATTCTGTCAGGTCCATTGATTCTCACTAAAGAATAACCCTTACTTTCATAATGCTTTTTAATAATTTTTATCTTGTTTTGCAATTCATTTAGGTTAAGAGTTGTGCCATAAAAATTTTTAAAAATATTATTTACATATGAATTAGAGATTACAGAATTCAATGGTTCAAGTTCAACTTTTGTCAAAATTGGATTGGGCACTACATTTACAATTATCCTTACTCCTAACGGGCCATCTTGAGAATTTATTTTAACTCCTGAAAACCAACCACTAGCATAAATTGCATTTAAATCTTTGTTTAAAATTCGATTATTAACAACACTTCCCGGCTTTATACTCATAGAATCATATGCAGCTAATTCAAGTTTCCTGCCCTCAGGATGATTTTCCCAACCTTTTATAATTATTTCTGAAATAAGAACACTTTCTTGCTTAGTATTCTTTTCATTTTCTGCCATAAAGAAATTTTTCTGTTGTTTAATATCAAAACCTTGAATTAAACCATCTTGAATATTTTGTATTTCTAAAGTTGAGATCGATTGCTCAAAGTCATTTGACAAATACTTAGCCGCTAGTTCTGAATTATTTGATATCAAAATCAAAGGAGAACAAGCAATATTCGTGAAAACCTTTTTAAATTTTAAAAAATGTTTTTGCATAGTATTTTTCATTATGGGAATAAAGCATTGCTCATTGAATTTAGTTAAATGACTTTGTTTATTCTTCGGTTAATTTCGCTATAAGCTTCAATTAGACCACCTAAATCATTTCTAAATCTGTCTTTGTCTAGGCTTACAATTGTATCATTTTTCTGATTGAGATCCCATAATCTACAATTATCAGGACTTATTTCATCTCCTAGAAGTATGTTATTTTTAGAATCATATCCAAACTCCAACTTGAAATCTATAAGTCGAAGCTGAATATTTTTAAAAAAAATTTTCAGGATTTCATTAATTTTTAAGGTTAAATCTACTATTAAATTTAAATCATTAGAACTTATAATATTCATTAATTCAATTCTATCTTTTGTAATAAGAGGATCATTTAGTTCATCATTCTTAAGATAAAAATCAATTAATGGTTTTGCCAAGTCAGTTCCAGGTCTAATAGTTGTTTGTTTACATAAAGAACCATAAGCAGTATTTCTCAAAACAATTTCAAGAGGTATTACTTTTATTTTTTGTGCAATTATTGTATTTTCATTTTTAAGTTCAATAAAATGAGTAGGAATATTCTTTTTAATTAGAAATTCAAAAATTCTTGCACTTATTAGGCAATTAAGTTTTCCCTTCCCTTCAAATTTAGCTTTTTTCAATGCATTAAAAGCTGTAGCATCATCTTTAAATTCAATTATCACTTTATCTACATCATCATGAGAAAATACTTTTTTTGCTTTACCTTCATAAATCAACTCATATTTATTATTCATTAATTTAAGACCTCAATTGATTACTAAAAGTAAAATTTATAATTAACATATTTATTAGAGATCAACTTTTATAAATAGTTTCTTTTATTTTACCTGATTATTCATCGAAACCTCATAACCTTCAAAAAAAACAAATTTTATGAGTATCAATTCAACAATTTCTAAGAACTTAATAAATTTAGAAAATATTTTAATAATTGGAAATGGAGGAAGAGAAAATTCTTTAGCTTGGGCTATTCAAAAAAATGAATTAGTCAAAAAAATTTATTTAGTCCCAGGCAATGGAGGATCAGAAAGAATAGAAAAATGTGAAAGAATAGATATTGATATTAACAAGAAAAATGAATTAGCCGAAAAGCTTTATTTACTAAAAATAGATTTGATTGTAATAGGGCCCGAAATACCTTTAGCAGATGGATTGGCCGATTTTCTTCGCAAAAAAGATTTCAAAGTATTTGGTCCTGGTAAAGATGGAGCAAAACTGGAATATAGCAAATCCTGGGCAAAGGAATTTATGGAAGATGCAAATATTCCAACTGCAAAGTTTTGGAAAGTAAAATCTCTAGAAGAGGCAAAAGAAATTATCCATGCATCTACTATTCCACTAGTCGTCAAAGCGGATGGTTTGGCTTCAGGTAAAGGTGTTTTTATTCCCGATTCAAAAGATGAATGTTTTAGAGCAGCAGAAATAATCTTCAATGGGAAGTTTGGTAATTCTGGGAATGTGGTAGTTCTCGAAGAAAAAATTCAGGGGCC contains these protein-coding regions:
- the lpxA gene encoding acyl-ACP--UDP-N-acetylglucosamine O-acyltransferase, with protein sequence MKNKNNELKKNFEGVQVHPNAFVDSNAELHDGVFISQGAVIGPNVTIGKGTEIGPNAVITGKTQIGRNNKVFPNVFIGQDPQDLKYRGAPTEVIIGDDNTFRECVTINKATDEGEKTIIGNNNLLMAYSHIGHNCELGNGIVLSNSVQVAGHVKVEDKAIIGGCLGIHQFVHIGYLAMIGGMTRVDRDVPPFCIAEGHPGRLRGLNRIGIKRSGLMENNDVDLKILQSTWNLLFKSNNVMSEALEIAKKSKLDNASMKLCNFLKDSISKERRGPMPL
- the purC gene encoding phosphoribosylaminoimidazolesuccinocarboxamide synthase; the protein is MNNKYELIYEGKAKKVFSHDDVDKVIIEFKDDATAFNALKKAKFEGKGKLNCLISARIFEFLIKKNIPTHFIELKNENTIIAQKIKVIPLEIVLRNTAYGSLCKQTTIRPGTDLAKPLIDFYLKNDELNDPLITKDRIELMNIISSNDLNLIVDLTLKINEILKIFFKNIQLRLIDFKLEFGYDSKNNILLGDEISPDNCRLWDLNQKNDTIVSLDKDRFRNDLGGLIEAYSEINRRINKVI
- the lpxB gene encoding lipid-A-disaccharide synthase, whose translation is MNKKIFISTGEVSGDLHGSLLSKALFDEAMKKSLDLEICGLGGERMKKEGVKILQDTTSISAIGIWEALPLLLPTIRIQRRLYKLLKKYPPDCLILIDYMGPNISIGNKLKRSKNTLPIYYYIAPQEWAWRVGNNSTTNLINFSDKIFAIFKQEANFYKRRGGNVFWVGHPMIDLTKKLPSKKVSRTILKLRNNQNILLLMPASRPQELRYILPTFLKTAKQLQLKYPSLVVCIPSCRSAFDEKFRKGLEKYGIKGKVISQQDNSELKPYIYSLTKLALCKSGTVNMELALYGIPQVVGYKVSRVTAFIARKILNFKVRFISPVNLLMKKSIIAEFVQKNFNEKKIFYKACRLLDLKSEKAKIKKGYALLKKELGEEGVVDRAAKEIINSII
- a CDS encoding DUF1825 family protein; this encodes MGFFESDIVQEEAKKLFTDYQDLMKLGSDYGKFDREGKKMFIKKMESLMDRYKVFMKRFELSEDFQAKMTVEQLKTQLSQFGITPDQMFEQMNKTLIRMKDELDKTS
- a CDS encoding BamA/TamA family outer membrane protein, coding for MQKHFLKFKKVFTNIACSPLILISNNSELAAKYLSNDFEQSISTLEIQNIQDGLIQGFDIKQQKNFFMAENEKNTKQESVLISEIIIKGWENHPEGRKLELAAYDSMSIKPGSVVNNRILNKDLNAIYASGWFSGVKINSQDGPLGVRIIVNVVPNPILTKVELEPLNSVISNSYVNNIFKNFYGTTLNLNELQNKIKIIKKHYESKGYSLVRINGPDRISENGIVTLKVSEGIISDVKLRFLGSDGESTVDGKPRKGKTKDWVINRELKTQPGTIFNRKILEADIKRLYATSLFDDVKVSLGPDNLNPGQVIIFLDLSEQRTGSLTGGLGYSNSAGVFATIGLQETNALGRAWSTKFNLNFGEYSTTYNFSIYDPWIKGDKYKTSFRTNIFLSRNYPQEFKSEDNGRIYAVNDTTTSTADTFSSIVLEKTGGGFSFSRPFNDGDPFKIAKWRVLAGMNFKKVKMIDGDGNKKPYGDMTPTTGNISDIICIGFTPSDGTCPEENTLVSLIASTSRNNLNNSVNPTSGNKLSFGTEQFVSMGQNSPTFNRMKASYSSFIPIKLINLTKACRSSNESSEDCPQAIGFHFTGGTIVGELPPYEAFCMGGTSSVRGWGSCDLAVSKSFVEGTIEYRFPVWRMITGALFVDAGSDLGSQKNVPGKPGKLLKKSGSGYSLGGSVGVKTPIGPLRLDVASKELSGDWRYTLGVGWKF
- the fabZ gene encoding 3-hydroxyacyl-ACP dehydratase FabZ, yielding MEKKLSSENNQLSSEKILGLLPHRYPFALVDKVIEHIPGERAVAVKNVTINEPQFQGHFPERPLMPGVLIVESMAQVGGIIVTQMPDLPKGLFVFAGINNVKFRRPVVPGDQLIITCELLSIKRKRFGKVKGEAHVDGKLACAGELMFSLVD
- the tyrS gene encoding tyrosine--tRNA ligase; amino-acid sequence: MSDQLILPSWLSRGIDEYFPVKGIDQTFSEIFDHAKKNNKKLRVKLGIDPTGTDIHLGHSILFKKLRAFQDNGHIAVLIIGDFTAQIGDPTGKNKTRVQLSEKQVRENAKTYLNQLGMGKTANESILDFDSKERIEIRYNSEWLKGLNLNSIIELMSSSTVSQMLAKEEFNKRYTSQVPIALHEFLYPLLQGYDSVVVQSDIELGGTDQKFNIAIGRDLQRHFKQEPQFGVLLPILTGLDGIKKMSKSEFNTVGLTEDPLSMYSKLEKVPDNIIPTYFELLTELDLNVLNDMNPRELQRRMALEVTTLFHGAEEALKAQSNCEKLFLGHKEKVGEIPEISLKEIVFPVKFFYLLSALKLFKSSSESKRSIKGGGVKIDSQKVIDPNLVFESKKDLEGKILQIGKKIIKRFEN
- the msrA gene encoding peptide-methionine (S)-S-oxide reductase MsrA, with amino-acid sequence MKYFLPLIIAFSIFLNPINTFAEELILAGGCFWCLEHDLESFKGINFVQSGYSGGDSQNPTYENHDGHQEVVLVNYDSQLVSLAEILRLYMRNIDPLDGNGQFCDRGDSYRPVIFFKDKIEETYAKNAIVSASNELRLPLEKIYVELKPRGQFWLAEEYHQDFAERNELKYKFYRYSCGRDQKLDKLWGNNARSNNPWSE
- a CDS encoding leucyl aminopeptidase, which codes for MQFSTFQKNLDNWQGPSLIFGVLEEEIANQLEKLNFVVDSKLLLKKVTQRKFKGEKGKTLSFEFLDQKLETLIIVGLGKSKDLNKSDIEISIGNLIRKIVDKNEKISILLPWELINSKIEINQLAESARLSAYKDNRFNKKKDEKKVLKEIEFLNLKKFENISFEESEKICEGVELARRLVAAPPNSLTPLEMSMQATQIAKDHGLEVKILESKECEDLGMGAYLAVAKGSDLDPKFIHLTLKSEGPIKERIALVGKGLTFDSGGYNLKVGASQIEMMKYDMGGSAAVLGAAKALGAIKPKGLEIHFIVASCENMINGSAVHPGDVVKASNGKTIEINNTDAEGRLTLADSLTYASNLKPDSIIDLATLTGAIVIALGSDVAGFWSNNNDLANDLKTASAEAGEELWQMPLQKSYKEGLKSHIADMKNTGPRAGGSITAALFLEEFLNEDIKWAHIDIAGTCWTDKNKGINPSGATGFGVKTLVQWIKNK
- the lpxC gene encoding UDP-3-O-acyl-N-acetylglucosamine deacetylase; its protein translation is MFSWPTNYDYCYTLAGTITREGIGLHSGDSTRVTISPYEKEGYYVSFKDKPNDIFKLTQDLIGSTMLCTAVKLGRRNLYTIEHLLSSMAGCGLSYIHIEVDGREIPLLDGSAIQWVKEFEEVGIKKAPKPDNFFRAINKSIILNKKSSVIAATPSEKTTIISTISFPYKAISDQTFVIDLNPKSFVEMIAPARTFGFKDQFQELSELGLIKGGSLENALVCDGDGWVNPPLRFDNEPIRHKILDLIGDLALVGLPKAQILVYKGSHSLNALLASSLKH